The proteins below come from a single Nocardioides eburneiflavus genomic window:
- a CDS encoding IclR family transcriptional regulator — translation MAGNSASAGRSVTSRALAVLGAFDARHRRLTLTEIAGRAGLPVATAHRLVGELVGWGALARTPSGEYVIGRRLWDVGLLAPVHSGLRELASPYLHDLYGATLATVHLAVRDGLQVLYVDRLSGHASVPVVSTIGSRLPLHATGVGKVLLAHAPPEVQEAVMGSLTRITPYTISQPGRLRRQLEAVLEDDHATTVEEMTLGACSVAVPIRAGTQVVAALGVVVPTLQPRERDRLVSAMQVAARGVGRHLPSVSDGDRVDFR, via the coding sequence ATGGCAGGCAACTCCGCGAGCGCCGGGCGGTCGGTCACCAGCCGTGCCCTGGCGGTGCTGGGAGCCTTCGACGCGCGGCACCGGAGGCTCACGCTGACGGAGATCGCCGGGCGCGCCGGACTGCCGGTCGCGACGGCGCACCGGCTGGTGGGCGAGCTGGTGGGCTGGGGCGCTCTCGCCCGCACCCCGTCGGGTGAGTACGTCATCGGCCGGCGACTGTGGGACGTCGGGCTGCTCGCGCCCGTCCACAGCGGGCTCCGTGAGCTCGCCTCGCCCTACCTCCACGACCTCTACGGAGCGACCCTCGCGACGGTCCACCTGGCGGTGCGCGACGGGCTCCAGGTGCTCTACGTCGACCGGCTCTCCGGGCATGCCTCCGTCCCGGTGGTGAGCACCATCGGGTCGCGCCTGCCCCTGCACGCCACCGGGGTCGGCAAGGTGCTGCTGGCCCACGCGCCACCCGAGGTCCAGGAGGCGGTGATGGGCTCGCTCACGCGGATCACGCCGTACACCATCAGCCAGCCCGGCCGGCTGCGACGCCAGCTGGAGGCCGTCCTCGAGGACGACCACGCGACGACCGTCGAGGAGATGACGCTCGGCGCCTGCTCGGTGGCGGTGCCGATCCGCGCGGGGACCCAGGTGGTGGCCGCGCTGGGCGTGGTGGTGCCGACCCTGCAGCCACGTGAGCGCGACCGCCTGGTGAGCGCCATGCAGGTGGCGGCGCGCGGGGTGGGCCGCCACCTGCCGTCCGTCTCGGACGGCGACCGAGTCGACTTCCGCTGA
- a CDS encoding 4-hydroxybenzoate 3-monooxygenase, with protein sequence MATTPVPVRTQVAIVGAGPAALMLSHLLARAGIDSVAIDLRTREEIEQTHRAGILEQDSVDLLVDSGVSDRVLRDGYRHDGIELAFGGGSHRIDFRGLVGASTQLYPQTDVFIDLADARARDGGDVRFGVTDVEVGGLTDRPVVRFTASDGLAHEVRADFLVGADGSRSLCRRAVPEAERLQYFREYPFAWFGILAEAPPSAPELIYNHSPHGFALISQRTETLQRMYFQCDPAEDATTWSDDRIWERLQAAVGANGHTLAEGAITSRTVLPFRSFVQEPMHHGRMVLAGDAAHTVPPTGAKGLNLALADVRVLAEELERAVDKDDPAPLASYSERALARVWKAQHFSYWMTTMLHTLPDATPFDVRRQEGELAAVTGSVAGSTYLAEAYTGWPGAR encoded by the coding sequence ATGGCCACCACCCCCGTCCCTGTCCGCACCCAGGTCGCGATCGTCGGTGCCGGTCCGGCCGCGCTGATGCTGTCCCACCTGCTCGCCCGCGCCGGCATCGACTCCGTCGCGATCGACCTGCGCACCCGCGAGGAGATCGAGCAGACGCACCGCGCCGGGATCCTCGAGCAGGACTCCGTGGACCTCCTCGTCGACTCCGGGGTGTCCGACCGCGTGCTCCGCGACGGCTACCGGCACGACGGCATCGAGCTCGCCTTCGGCGGTGGATCGCACCGCATCGACTTCCGCGGGCTGGTCGGGGCGTCGACCCAGCTCTACCCGCAGACCGATGTCTTCATCGACCTCGCCGACGCCCGCGCCCGCGACGGAGGGGACGTGCGGTTCGGCGTCACGGACGTCGAGGTGGGCGGGCTCACCGACCGCCCGGTCGTGCGCTTCACGGCCAGTGACGGGCTGGCCCACGAGGTCCGCGCCGACTTCCTCGTCGGGGCCGACGGGTCGCGCAGCCTGTGCCGCCGCGCGGTGCCGGAGGCCGAGCGCCTCCAGTACTTCCGGGAGTACCCGTTCGCCTGGTTCGGCATCCTCGCCGAGGCGCCCCCGAGCGCCCCCGAGCTGATCTACAACCACTCTCCGCACGGGTTCGCGCTCATCAGCCAGCGCACCGAGACCCTCCAGCGGATGTACTTCCAGTGCGATCCCGCCGAGGACGCCACCACGTGGTCGGACGACCGCATCTGGGAGAGGCTCCAGGCCGCGGTGGGCGCCAACGGCCACACGCTCGCGGAGGGCGCGATCACCTCGCGCACGGTGCTGCCCTTCCGCAGCTTCGTCCAGGAGCCGATGCACCACGGCCGGATGGTGCTCGCGGGCGACGCCGCCCACACGGTGCCGCCCACGGGCGCCAAGGGCCTCAACCTCGCGCTGGCCGACGTACGGGTCCTCGCCGAGGAGCTGGAGCGGGCGGTCGACAAGGACGACCCGGCTCCGCTGGCGTCCTACAGCGAGAGGGCGCTGGCCCGGGTCTGGAAGGCCCAGCACTTCTCCTACTGGATGACCACGATGCTGCACACGCTGCCCGACGCGACCCCGTTCGACGTACGCCGCCAGGAGGGCGAGCTGGCCGCCGTGACCGGGTCGGTGGCGGGGTCGACCTACCTCGCCGAGGCCTACACGGGCTGGCCCGGGGCGCGCTGA
- a CDS encoding HD domain-containing protein: MALPPQEPSANHLGTDVTPFLPDPTTVTGTAGFRPADAEVWRLAVEHLHVRSNDAHTAYSYGLAAALCDLHPDADRDVVLPAIILHDTGWSRVAADEVLEAIRPGGGREDLVIRHEKEGAAIASDVLGRLGRDPARTAEIVGIIDGHDSRLTSLSLNDALVKDADKLWRLTPHGVETVMDWFGLTRQQAHVLIGSRVHDHLFTDAARTMARALAAVALIDSAPQRTALG, from the coding sequence ATGGCGCTGCCGCCGCAGGAACCGTCCGCGAACCACCTCGGCACGGACGTCACGCCCTTCCTGCCCGACCCGACCACCGTGACCGGCACTGCCGGGTTCCGGCCCGCGGACGCAGAGGTGTGGCGGCTCGCCGTCGAGCACCTCCACGTGCGCAGCAACGACGCCCACACGGCGTACTCGTACGGACTGGCGGCGGCGCTGTGCGACCTGCACCCCGACGCCGACCGCGACGTCGTGCTGCCCGCGATCATCCTCCACGACACCGGCTGGTCGCGGGTCGCCGCGGACGAGGTGCTCGAGGCGATCCGGCCCGGCGGGGGTCGCGAGGACCTGGTGATCCGTCACGAGAAGGAGGGCGCCGCGATCGCGAGCGACGTGCTGGGCCGACTCGGTCGCGACCCGGCCCGCACGGCTGAGATCGTGGGGATCATCGACGGCCACGACTCGCGCCTCACCTCGCTCTCCCTCAACGACGCCCTGGTCAAGGACGCCGACAAGCTCTGGCGGCTCACGCCCCACGGAGTGGAGACGGTGATGGACTGGTTCGGCCTGACCCGACAGCAGGCGCACGTGCTGATCGGCAGCCGGGTGCACGACCACCTCTTCACCGACGCGGCACGCACCATGGCGCGGGCCCTGGCCGCGGTCGCCCTCATCGACAGCGCGCCCCAGCGGACAGCGCTCGGCTGA
- a CDS encoding MBL fold metallo-hydrolase, translating into MCGSVNDLARATLSRRGLLAGAGTAAVGASLSGAAGPAGAAPATAPRTARGHRTQLVLLGTSGGPAYWPGSTRAGIASAVVVGDRFYLVDCGSGVVRQARSAGLGNASHDTDGPLDALRGVFLTHLHSDHVVDLNNVLTEGLFNGLHLVDRQVPIWGPGNRGGLPPLFGPPPAPPVVAPDSPTPGTREMVDLMVRTFATDYNDRALDNRKPVPSQLFAGHDVPIPAHLLADPNGTPCPRMSPVTFFEDDLVRVSATLVQHAPVFPALAFRFETEDGSIVFSGDTGPTENLVELARDADVLVHEVIDREWVEMLLPEPRTPAQEGLVNHLLHAHTEVTDVGAIAEAAGARTLVLSHLVPGSWPEHKWRRAHTGYSGELVVGRDLDRIGVGRRTRRRR; encoded by the coding sequence ATGTGCGGATCCGTCAACGACCTGGCCCGGGCCACGCTGAGCAGGCGGGGCCTCCTCGCCGGCGCCGGCACGGCAGCCGTCGGAGCCTCGCTCTCCGGCGCCGCGGGCCCCGCGGGTGCAGCCCCGGCCACGGCCCCGCGGACTGCACGCGGGCACCGTACCCAGCTGGTGCTGCTCGGCACCTCCGGAGGGCCGGCGTACTGGCCGGGGTCCACCCGCGCCGGGATCGCCTCGGCGGTGGTCGTGGGTGACCGGTTCTACCTCGTCGACTGCGGCTCCGGCGTGGTGCGGCAGGCGAGGTCGGCCGGGCTGGGCAACGCCTCCCACGACACCGACGGCCCGCTGGACGCCCTGCGCGGGGTGTTCCTGACCCACCTCCACTCCGACCACGTGGTCGACCTCAACAACGTGCTCACCGAGGGCCTGTTCAACGGGCTCCACCTCGTGGACCGGCAGGTCCCGATCTGGGGGCCGGGCAACCGTGGGGGCCTTCCGCCGCTCTTCGGGCCGCCTCCCGCACCGCCGGTCGTGGCGCCGGACAGCCCGACGCCGGGCACGCGCGAGATGGTGGACCTGATGGTCAGGACGTTCGCCACCGACTACAACGACCGGGCCCTCGACAACCGCAAGCCCGTCCCGAGCCAGCTCTTCGCCGGCCACGACGTCCCGATCCCGGCCCACCTGCTTGCCGACCCCAACGGGACGCCCTGCCCTCGCATGTCGCCCGTGACCTTCTTCGAGGACGACCTCGTGCGCGTCTCCGCCACGCTCGTGCAGCACGCACCCGTCTTCCCGGCGCTGGCGTTCCGGTTCGAGACCGAGGACGGCAGCATCGTCTTCTCCGGTGACACGGGGCCGACCGAGAACCTCGTCGAGCTCGCCCGGGACGCCGACGTGCTGGTGCACGAGGTGATCGACCGCGAGTGGGTCGAGATGTTGCTGCCCGAGCCGCGCACCCCTGCCCAGGAGGGCCTCGTCAACCACCTCCTCCACGCCCACACGGAGGTCACCGACGTCGGAGCGATCGCGGAGGCCGCGGGTGCGCGTACGCTCGTGCTGTCCCACCTCGTGCCGGGCAGCTGGCCCGAGCACAAGTGGCGCCGCGCCCACACCGGCTACTCCGGAGAGCTCGTCGTCGGTCGAGACCTCGACCGCATCGGAGTCGGCCGTCGGACACGACGCCGGCGGTGA
- a CDS encoding IclR family transcriptional regulator — protein sequence MRGDGRTVTSKALALLGAFEQGPSALSLSDLAAHADLPLPTAHRLVGELVEWGALERDSQGRYTVGLRLWEVAQNAGRHLRDTARPHLQDLFSLTNETAHLAIREGDEALYIDRIYGSTRVPRASRVGGRLPLHATAVGKVLLAFEEDWVREAYLTHRLEPATRHTHVNPGRLAAELRKVRDEGYATTQEEVREGSCSIAVPVRLDPHPAAIGLVMLSTQGTVMTRHLPTLRGVAHRIEVAAARPQPSVLRLPRRIPRRQG from the coding sequence GTGCGCGGTGACGGACGAACGGTCACCTCGAAGGCCCTCGCCCTGCTCGGTGCCTTCGAGCAGGGTCCCTCCGCGCTCTCGCTGAGCGACCTCGCCGCCCATGCCGACCTCCCGCTGCCCACCGCGCACCGGCTGGTCGGGGAGCTCGTCGAGTGGGGCGCCCTCGAGCGCGACTCGCAGGGGCGCTACACCGTCGGCCTCCGGCTCTGGGAGGTGGCCCAGAACGCCGGCCGCCACCTGCGCGACACCGCACGGCCGCACCTGCAGGACCTCTTCTCGCTGACGAACGAGACGGCGCACCTCGCGATCCGCGAGGGGGACGAGGCGCTCTACATCGACCGCATCTACGGGTCGACCAGGGTGCCGCGCGCCTCCAGGGTCGGAGGGCGCCTGCCGCTGCACGCGACCGCGGTCGGCAAGGTGCTGCTCGCCTTCGAGGAGGACTGGGTCCGCGAGGCCTACCTCACCCACCGGCTGGAGCCGGCCACCAGGCACACGCACGTCAACCCCGGACGGCTGGCCGCCGAGCTGCGCAAGGTGCGCGACGAGGGCTACGCGACCACGCAGGAGGAGGTCCGCGAGGGGTCGTGCTCGATCGCCGTGCCGGTCCGCCTCGACCCGCACCCGGCCGCCATCGGGCTCGTCATGCTCTCGACACAGGGCACCGTCATGACGCGCCACCTGCCCACCCTGCGCGGGGTGGCGCACCGCATCGAGGTGGCTGCCGCGCGCCCGCAGCCGAGCGTCCTGCGGCTCCCGCGCCGCATCCCGCGCCGCCAGGGCTGA
- a CDS encoding cytochrome P450 yields MTSTPTSTGAARGCPVHHGYEPFAMDDPFPSYAALREEEPVMFDERIGHWVVSRYDDVKAVFEDWETFSSENAQAPVRERGAQARQIMEEGGFTAYSGLSARVPPDHTRIRKVAAKAFTPRRFKVLEPEIRANVVRLLEQMLTRPDRRGDLVRDLAYDVPTITILTLIGADLGMVGTYKTWSDSRAAMTWGDLSDDEQVPHAHNLVDYWAECRRLVDEAHETERDSLVGDMVRMQADGDPITDHEIASICYSLLFAGHETTTTLISNALRVLLTHPEQWQQVVADPTRIPAAVDEVLRYSGSIVGWRRRALRDAEIGGVSVPKGADILLLMGSANRDETRFEDGESFDIARPNAREHLSFGFGIHYCLGNMLAKLQAKVALEEVARLAPGLTLADDADIHFGDNLSFRAPIRVPVTWPAALHGESPTEEVSR; encoded by the coding sequence ATGACGTCGACCCCGACCTCGACCGGAGCGGCCCGCGGCTGCCCGGTCCACCACGGCTACGAGCCGTTCGCGATGGACGACCCGTTCCCGTCGTACGCCGCCCTCCGCGAGGAAGAGCCGGTGATGTTCGACGAGCGGATCGGACACTGGGTGGTGAGCCGCTACGACGACGTCAAGGCGGTCTTCGAGGACTGGGAGACCTTCTCCTCCGAGAACGCGCAGGCACCCGTCCGCGAGCGGGGGGCGCAGGCCAGGCAGATCATGGAGGAGGGCGGGTTCACCGCCTACTCCGGTCTCTCCGCGCGAGTCCCCCCGGACCACACGCGGATCCGCAAGGTCGCCGCGAAGGCGTTCACGCCGCGCCGCTTCAAGGTCCTCGAGCCGGAGATCCGGGCCAACGTGGTGCGGCTCCTCGAGCAGATGCTCACGCGCCCCGACCGTCGCGGCGACCTCGTGCGCGACCTGGCCTACGACGTCCCGACGATCACGATCCTCACCCTGATCGGCGCGGACCTGGGCATGGTCGGCACCTACAAGACCTGGTCGGACTCCCGAGCAGCGATGACCTGGGGCGACCTCAGCGACGACGAGCAGGTGCCGCACGCACACAACCTCGTCGACTACTGGGCCGAGTGCCGCCGCCTGGTCGACGAGGCGCACGAGACCGAGCGCGACAGCCTGGTCGGCGACATGGTCCGCATGCAGGCCGACGGCGACCCCATCACCGACCACGAGATCGCCTCCATCTGCTACTCCCTGCTCTTCGCCGGCCACGAGACGACCACGACGCTGATCTCCAACGCGCTGCGCGTCCTGCTCACCCACCCCGAGCAGTGGCAGCAGGTGGTGGCCGACCCCACCCGCATCCCGGCAGCCGTCGACGAGGTGCTGCGCTACAGCGGCTCGATCGTCGGCTGGCGCCGCCGGGCGCTGCGCGACGCTGAGATCGGGGGAGTGTCGGTCCCGAAGGGCGCCGACATCCTCCTGCTCATGGGATCGGCCAACCGGGACGAGACCAGGTTCGAGGACGGCGAGTCCTTCGACATCGCCCGCCCCAACGCCCGCGAGCACCTCTCGTTCGGCTTCGGCATCCACTACTGCCTCGGCAACATGCTCGCCAAGCTGCAGGCGAAGGTCGCCCTGGAGGAGGTCGCCCGCCTCGCGCCCGGCCTCACCCTCGCCGACGACGCCGACATCCACTTCGGCGACAACCTGTCCTTCCGGGCCCCGATCAGAGTGCCCGTCACCTGGCCCGCCGCCCTCCACGGCGAGTCCCCGACCGAGGAGGTCTCCCGATGA
- a CDS encoding PEP/pyruvate-binding domain-containing protein, with protein sequence MSDYVVFFDSGHDPALELLGGKCASLVSMTTAGMPVPPGFAVTTAAFDHFVDGSGLRAEIRDRLAEIDPDDVASVDRASEQIRDAIESREVPEDMHGVLRTAYDELMTRFAGEVPVAVRSSATAEDLPDASFAGQQDTYLWLTGYPEVSHHVRRCWASLYTSRAITYRLRNSIPEDDLSMAVAVQKMVNARVSGVAMTMDPSNGDRSKIVVDASWGVGEMVVSGQVTPDNLMLDKVMLSVVREHIGDKHAELVPDAASGSLLEREVEPERQAVRCLTDTELHAVASMAKRAERHYGCPQDIEWALDADLPDGDNLLLLQSRPETVHSAPGAGPTPAPPSTSGPTGFSLSGLTTSLIGR encoded by the coding sequence ATGAGCGACTACGTCGTCTTCTTCGACAGCGGTCACGACCCCGCCCTCGAGCTCCTGGGCGGCAAGTGCGCTTCCCTCGTCTCGATGACCACGGCCGGCATGCCGGTGCCGCCCGGTTTCGCGGTGACCACGGCCGCCTTCGACCACTTCGTCGACGGCAGCGGGCTGCGCGCGGAGATCCGCGACCGCCTCGCCGAGATCGACCCCGACGACGTCGCGTCGGTCGACCGGGCCTCCGAGCAGATCCGGGACGCCATCGAGTCGCGTGAGGTGCCCGAGGACATGCACGGCGTCCTGCGCACGGCGTACGACGAGCTGATGACGCGGTTCGCCGGCGAGGTCCCGGTCGCCGTCCGCTCCTCCGCGACCGCCGAGGACCTGCCGGACGCCAGCTTCGCGGGCCAGCAGGACACCTACCTCTGGCTGACCGGATACCCCGAGGTGAGCCACCACGTACGCCGGTGCTGGGCGTCGCTCTACACCAGCCGGGCGATCACCTACCGGTTGCGCAACAGCATCCCCGAGGACGACCTGTCGATGGCGGTCGCGGTGCAGAAGATGGTCAACGCCCGCGTCTCGGGTGTCGCGATGACCATGGACCCGTCCAACGGCGACCGCTCCAAGATCGTGGTGGACGCGTCCTGGGGCGTCGGCGAGATGGTCGTCTCCGGCCAGGTGACGCCCGACAACCTCATGCTGGACAAGGTGATGCTCTCGGTCGTGCGTGAGCACATCGGCGACAAGCACGCCGAGCTCGTCCCCGACGCGGCCAGCGGCTCGCTCCTGGAGCGGGAGGTCGAGCCCGAGCGCCAAGCCGTCCGGTGCCTCACCGACACCGAGCTGCACGCCGTCGCGAGCATGGCAAAGCGCGCCGAGCGGCACTACGGCTGCCCCCAGGACATCGAGTGGGCGCTGGACGCCGACCTGCCCGACGGCGACAACCTCCTGCTGCTCCAGTCCCGGCCGGAGACCGTCCACTCGGCCCCCGGCGCCGGTCCCACCCCGGCACCGCCCTCGACCTCGGGACCGACCGGATTCTCCCTGTCCGGTCTCACCACGTCCCTCATCGGCCGCTGA
- a CDS encoding PEP-utilizing enzyme, with the protein MTIEQTMKSFPKPSQIEVPAGAEGWEDLYPYNLVFDNAPGGDEKFWFCDSQHWPTVFKPFETIGGEFAVKCLGQYNTRHLLIPPANGIEFKIHLGYLYMSPVGVPEEEIAARVPEFERRAGHYFQNWDSLLEAWHSKVRATIDEMEDLTFEALPDAVPFDDIVSGKAMDGSQVLMENYDRLIALLYRNWQYHFEFLNLGYLAYLDFFGFCKDVFPGIPDQAIAKMVQGVDMELFRPDDELKKLAVQAVELGIQSAFDDTDDVEGTLRAVRDAGGEEWLVAYEAAQDPWFNFTVGNGFYGHDKYWLEHQDIPLGYIKDYVRRVDDGQDIMRPVEHLLAEKERIIAEYRELVSPELQAQFDAKRGLAATAYPYVENHNFYIEHWAMGVFWRKVRELAGVFVEAGFWADPADMLYLNRNEVRDAIFDLVTGWAVGAESTGPHYWPAEIERRRVIIDALSTRRPQPALNTPPAQITEPFTMMLYGITTEQVQQWLAGDEGSEDGAITGMAASPGVVEGLARVITSADQLGEVQEGEILVATITAPSWGPIFGKIRATVTDIGGMMSHAAIVCREYGLPAVTGTGSASTTIVTGQRIRVDGNAGRVEILQD; encoded by the coding sequence ATGACGATCGAACAGACCATGAAGTCCTTCCCGAAGCCGTCACAGATCGAGGTGCCGGCCGGCGCCGAGGGCTGGGAGGACCTCTACCCCTACAACCTGGTCTTCGACAACGCCCCCGGCGGTGACGAGAAGTTCTGGTTCTGCGACAGCCAGCACTGGCCGACCGTCTTCAAGCCCTTCGAGACCATCGGCGGCGAGTTCGCGGTGAAGTGCCTGGGGCAGTACAACACCCGCCACCTGCTGATCCCGCCGGCCAACGGCATCGAGTTCAAGATCCACCTCGGCTACCTCTACATGAGCCCCGTCGGCGTGCCGGAGGAGGAGATCGCTGCCCGTGTGCCGGAGTTCGAGCGCCGCGCCGGGCACTACTTCCAGAACTGGGACAGCCTCCTCGAGGCCTGGCACTCCAAGGTCCGCGCCACCATCGACGAGATGGAGGACCTCACCTTCGAGGCCCTCCCCGACGCGGTGCCCTTCGACGACATCGTCTCCGGCAAGGCGATGGACGGTTCGCAGGTGCTGATGGAGAACTACGACCGCCTGATCGCTCTGCTCTACCGCAACTGGCAGTACCACTTCGAGTTCCTCAACCTCGGCTACCTCGCCTACCTCGACTTCTTCGGCTTCTGCAAGGACGTGTTCCCCGGCATCCCGGACCAGGCGATCGCCAAGATGGTGCAGGGCGTCGACATGGAGCTGTTCCGGCCCGACGACGAGCTCAAGAAGCTCGCGGTGCAGGCCGTCGAGCTGGGGATCCAGTCCGCCTTCGACGACACCGACGACGTCGAGGGGACCCTGCGAGCGGTGCGCGACGCGGGGGGTGAGGAGTGGCTGGTCGCCTACGAGGCCGCCCAGGACCCGTGGTTCAACTTCACCGTCGGCAACGGCTTCTACGGCCACGACAAGTACTGGCTCGAGCACCAGGACATCCCGCTGGGCTACATCAAGGACTACGTCCGGCGCGTCGACGACGGCCAGGACATCATGCGTCCCGTCGAGCACCTCCTGGCGGAGAAGGAGCGCATCATCGCGGAGTACCGCGAGCTGGTCTCGCCCGAGCTGCAGGCACAGTTCGACGCCAAGCGCGGTCTCGCCGCGACGGCGTACCCCTACGTGGAGAACCACAACTTCTACATCGAGCACTGGGCCATGGGCGTCTTCTGGCGCAAGGTGCGCGAGCTCGCCGGCGTGTTCGTCGAGGCCGGCTTCTGGGCCGACCCCGCGGACATGCTCTACCTCAACCGCAACGAGGTCCGGGACGCGATCTTCGACCTGGTCACGGGATGGGCGGTCGGGGCGGAGTCGACCGGCCCGCACTACTGGCCCGCCGAGATCGAGCGCCGCCGCGTCATCATCGACGCGCTCTCCACCCGTCGCCCGCAGCCGGCACTCAACACGCCACCCGCGCAGATCACCGAGCCCTTCACGATGATGCTCTACGGCATCACCACCGAGCAGGTGCAGCAGTGGCTGGCAGGGGACGAGGGCTCCGAGGACGGCGCCATCACCGGCATGGCTGCCTCACCGGGCGTCGTCGAGGGCCTGGCCCGCGTGATCACGTCGGCCGACCAGCTCGGCGAGGTGCAGGAGGGCGAGATCCTCGTCGCCACCATCACCGCCCCGTCGTGGGGGCCGATCTTCGGCAAGATCCGGGCCACCGTCACCGACATCGGCGGCATGATGAGCCACGCCGCCATCGTGTGCCGCGAGTACGGGCTCCCCGCCGTCACCGGCACGGGATCGGCCTCGACCACGATCGTGACCGGCCAGCGGATCCGCGTCGACGGCAACGCCGGCCGGGTCGAGATCCTCCAGGACTGA